The Haladaptatus cibarius D43 genome window below encodes:
- a CDS encoding ABC transporter permease, producing MGKLDFFVRRTLQLGITLWAVATALFMLFRLMPGNPTSYIISPGMTPEVRQRLIDSYGLNDPLWVQYVRYIENLVTLDLGRSFKTNERVVDVLATYLPNTLVLMLTAFVVAYIIGISLGVLTGWYRGSRFEKTAVVTALVGRSIPSFWMGILVLWIFGAQYNLIPMSGMTSLGSGPTTFWDMVFSLDFLKHLVAPVAVLAFYYMGYPLLIMRNSMLETLSEDFIDLCRAKGLTERTIMFKHAARNALLPVLTAAAIAVGYAVGGSVLIETVFGWPGIGREMIRAVLRRDFPVAQGTFLVLALSVIVMNFVADLLYGVLDPRVTYD from the coding sequence ATGGGAAAATTAGATTTCTTCGTCAGACGCACCCTCCAATTGGGGATAACGCTGTGGGCGGTCGCAACCGCGCTGTTCATGCTGTTCCGACTCATGCCGGGCAATCCGACTTCCTACATCATCTCGCCGGGGATGACGCCGGAAGTCCGACAGCGACTCATCGACAGCTACGGCTTGAACGACCCGTTGTGGGTGCAGTACGTTCGATACATCGAAAATCTGGTCACGCTCGACCTCGGGCGCTCGTTCAAAACGAACGAGCGCGTGGTAGACGTGCTCGCCACGTACCTCCCGAACACGCTCGTCCTGATGCTGACCGCGTTCGTCGTCGCGTACATCATCGGGATTTCGCTCGGCGTGCTCACCGGATGGTACCGCGGAAGCAGGTTCGAGAAAACCGCCGTCGTGACGGCGCTCGTCGGACGCAGTATCCCGAGTTTCTGGATGGGCATCCTCGTCCTCTGGATCTTCGGCGCACAGTACAACCTGATTCCGATGAGCGGGATGACGAGCCTCGGCTCCGGGCCGACGACCTTCTGGGACATGGTGTTCTCGCTTGACTTCCTGAAACACCTCGTCGCGCCGGTCGCCGTGCTCGCGTTCTACTACATGGGTTATCCCCTACTCATCATGCGCAACAGCATGCTCGAAACGCTCTCGGAGGACTTCATCGACCTCTGCCGGGCGAAGGGACTGACCGAGCGAACGATAATGTTCAAACACGCCGCCAGAAACGCCCTGCTTCCCGTGCTGACCGCGGCGGCCATCGCAGTCGGCTACGCGGTTGGCGGAAGCGTTCTCATCGAAACAGTGTTCGGCTGGCCGGGAATCGGCCGCGAGATGATTCGGGCCGTCCTCCGGCGTGACTTCCCAGTCGCACAGGGGACGTTCCTCGTCCTCGCGCTGTCGGTTATCGTGATGAACTTCGTCGCCGACCTGCTGTACGGCGTCCTCGATCCACGGGTGACGTATGACTGA
- a CDS encoding ATPase domain-containing protein, translating to MSAERLSTGIRGLDTVFNGGLTAERSYVLRGDAGAGKTLVGLRFLEAGLEQGETSLFVHCSQNPDELQEKADSVGIDTDDISFLDVRAETKPADEPRETFVADVSDADLVGRIAERISALDPDRVVVDPVTRLRHLFSDSARYREELVGLARHLKERGATVVFTCRTDRYGEVLSFVDDGRLELRRDERARTLTVPKAPKSAREGVHGLQISDDGIAVFPALDPEVHERDFQPESLSSGIPQVDQLLDGGIERGTTTVISGATGVGKTTFATQFMKEAAGRGERSVIYMFEESTETFRERSEAINVPVKRMVDSDSLQLEEIEPVKRSSVEFANMVRREVETHETDIVMIDGIEGYNVSLRDDRLNLVETMQALCRYLKNMGVTVILITEHDSMTGQVKATGEGISYLADNIILLQHLELGGELRKAIGVLKKRTSDYERFLREFSITKNGIKVGEPMDNLQGILTGMPRIDDDSG from the coding sequence ATGTCTGCTGAACGACTATCGACTGGCATCCGTGGCCTCGACACCGTTTTCAACGGTGGACTCACCGCAGAACGGTCGTACGTCCTTCGTGGCGACGCTGGTGCGGGAAAGACGCTCGTTGGACTTCGTTTTCTCGAAGCGGGCCTCGAACAGGGCGAAACGTCCTTGTTCGTTCACTGCTCGCAAAATCCCGACGAACTCCAAGAAAAGGCCGATTCGGTCGGAATCGACACCGATGACATCTCGTTTCTGGACGTGCGTGCCGAGACGAAACCCGCCGACGAGCCGCGTGAAACGTTCGTCGCGGACGTTTCCGATGCCGACCTCGTCGGTCGTATCGCCGAGCGCATCTCCGCACTCGACCCCGACCGCGTCGTCGTTGACCCGGTGACGAGGCTTCGTCACCTCTTTTCGGATTCTGCGCGGTATCGGGAGGAACTCGTCGGTCTGGCGCGACATCTCAAAGAGCGCGGCGCGACGGTCGTGTTTACGTGCCGTACCGACCGATACGGAGAAGTGCTGTCGTTCGTTGACGATGGACGACTCGAACTCCGTCGAGACGAGCGCGCTCGAACGCTCACCGTTCCGAAAGCTCCGAAAAGCGCCCGAGAGGGAGTACACGGACTGCAGATTTCCGACGACGGCATCGCGGTCTTTCCCGCACTCGACCCCGAAGTGCACGAACGCGACTTCCAACCTGAAAGTCTCTCGTCGGGTATTCCGCAGGTAGACCAACTGCTCGACGGCGGTATCGAGCGCGGAACCACGACAGTAATCAGCGGGGCGACCGGCGTCGGAAAAACCACGTTCGCAACGCAGTTCATGAAAGAGGCCGCGGGTCGCGGTGAACGCTCGGTCATCTACATGTTCGAAGAGAGCACAGAAACGTTCCGCGAGCGGAGCGAAGCCATCAACGTGCCAGTGAAACGAATGGTCGATTCCGATTCGCTCCAACTGGAGGAGATAGAACCCGTAAAGCGCTCGTCGGTCGAATTTGCGAACATGGTTCGGCGCGAAGTCGAAACCCACGAGACGGACATCGTGATGATAGACGGTATCGAGGGCTACAATGTCTCGCTCCGCGACGACCGACTGAATCTCGTCGAGACGATGCAGGCACTCTGTCGGTATCTCAAAAACATGGGTGTGACGGTCATTCTCATCACCGAGCACGATTCGATGACCGGACAGGTCAAAGCGACCGGCGAGGGAATCAGCTATCTCGCGGACAACATCATCCTCTTACAGCATCTCGAACTGGGAGGCGAACTACGAAAGGCAATCGGCGTCCTGAAAAAGCGAACCAGCGATTACGAACGCTTCCTTCGGGAGTTCAGTATCACGAAGAACGGAATCAAGGTCGGAGAGCCGATGGATAACCTGCAAGGAATACTCACCGGAATGCCTCGAATCGACGACGACTCCGGATAA
- a CDS encoding DUF7556 family protein, translating to MTNSALDERTGDDDREIVFAIDETPDDRCPDRAIIADITQDDVWLAVDLPDALALANWR from the coding sequence ATGACAAACTCAGCACTCGACGAACGGACTGGCGACGACGACCGCGAAATCGTCTTCGCAATCGACGAAACGCCTGACGACCGATGTCCCGACCGGGCGATTATCGCGGACATTACTCAGGACGACGTGTGGCTTGCAGTAGACCTGCCGGACGCACTGGCGCTTGCAAACTGGCGGTAG
- a CDS encoding Zn-ribbon domain-containing OB-fold protein yields the protein MTSEHSDDNRNTEVGLTYAEWREQLESGNLVGLECSSCGHVTATPKRACGECGGRNLELHDLPETGAVHSETTITVPPVGVEGPYQVAIVDLGDAHLLGRIEGSVEIEDEVAFTTTIEIEGMPAPVFSPLD from the coding sequence ATGACGAGCGAACATTCGGACGACAACAGAAACACGGAAGTCGGCCTGACCTACGCGGAGTGGCGAGAACAGCTCGAATCGGGGAACCTCGTCGGCCTCGAATGTTCCTCGTGTGGCCACGTCACCGCGACCCCAAAGCGGGCGTGTGGCGAGTGCGGCGGCCGGAATCTCGAACTCCACGACCTTCCGGAAACGGGTGCAGTTCACAGCGAAACGACGATTACGGTTCCGCCGGTGGGTGTCGAAGGCCCCTATCAGGTCGCAATCGTGGATTTGGGCGATGCACACCTTCTCGGACGGATCGAGGGGAGCGTCGAAATCGAGGACGAGGTGGCGTTCACCACGACAATCGAAATCGAAGGGATGCCCGCCCCGGTGTTCTCACCGCTCGATTGA
- a CDS encoding ABC transporter ATP-binding protein, whose amino-acid sequence MTDANPSADDDTLVRVEGLEKHFPVGTGLVSSFMKSVRGEEPDAVHAIDGIDFDLREGETFGIAGESGCGKTTTGMCLTKLYDPTGGSIYYDGEDIADKSGSGLSNFRQNAQMIFQDPFESLNPRMTVYDTVVEPLRIHDVPNQRSRVQRALEFAELEPAEAYFDRYPHELSGGQRQRLAIARALVIDPDFIVADEPVSMLDVSLRAGVLSLLERMTDEFGLSVVYISHDLSLLRHMCDRLAIMYMGKIVEQGPTEEIITNPKHPYTRALIDAVPVPDPTAGRERVELEGEVGDAINVPTGCRFRKRCPKLIQPSEYDLSTDEWAAVRTFMRSVQLRDIESRDESNIREEFFADTSLNGEAGNIVDEGISLVASEEFNEADDLLTGRFEEESVCANALPPLHERTDIEGEREVACHLYESEQGYDPYAQMDGAPGEESADHATSSVDAD is encoded by the coding sequence ATGACTGACGCGAATCCCTCCGCGGACGACGACACGCTCGTCCGCGTCGAAGGGTTGGAAAAACATTTCCCGGTCGGAACCGGCCTCGTGAGCAGTTTCATGAAATCCGTTCGCGGCGAGGAACCGGACGCGGTGCACGCCATCGACGGTATCGACTTCGACCTGCGCGAGGGCGAGACGTTCGGCATCGCGGGCGAATCCGGGTGTGGTAAAACGACCACCGGAATGTGCCTGACGAAACTGTACGACCCGACGGGCGGAAGCATCTACTACGACGGCGAGGACATCGCGGACAAGAGCGGTTCCGGCCTGTCGAACTTCCGGCAGAACGCCCAGATGATTTTCCAAGACCCGTTCGAGAGCCTGAACCCGCGGATGACGGTGTACGACACCGTGGTCGAACCGCTTCGTATCCACGACGTTCCGAACCAGCGGTCACGAGTTCAGCGGGCGTTGGAGTTCGCCGAACTCGAACCAGCGGAGGCCTACTTCGACCGCTATCCGCACGAACTGTCGGGTGGTCAGCGCCAACGCCTCGCTATCGCTCGGGCGTTGGTCATCGACCCGGATTTCATCGTCGCGGACGAACCAGTGTCGATGCTGGACGTGAGCCTTCGGGCGGGCGTCCTCTCCCTACTGGAGCGCATGACCGACGAGTTCGGCCTTTCGGTCGTCTACATCAGCCACGACCTGTCGCTCCTGCGCCACATGTGCGACCGACTCGCCATCATGTACATGGGAAAAATCGTAGAACAGGGGCCGACGGAGGAGATAATCACGAATCCGAAACACCCCTACACGAGAGCGCTCATCGACGCGGTGCCGGTTCCCGACCCGACGGCGGGTCGGGAACGAGTCGAACTGGAAGGCGAAGTCGGTGACGCGATTAACGTGCCGACCGGCTGTCGGTTCCGGAAGCGGTGTCCGAAACTTATCCAGCCGTCGGAGTACGACCTTTCCACCGACGAATGGGCTGCCGTCAGAACCTTCATGCGGTCAGTTCAGTTGCGCGACATCGAAAGCCGCGACGAGTCGAATATTCGAGAAGAATTCTTCGCCGATACCTCCCTCAACGGCGAAGCGGGCAATATCGTGGACGAGGGAATTTCGCTGGTTGCCTCGGAAGAATTCAATGAGGCTGACGACCTACTTACCGGTCGGTTCGAAGAGGAGAGCGTCTGTGCTAATGCACTGCCGCCGCTTCACGAACGAACAGACATCGAGGGAGAGCGGGAAGTCGCCTGTCACCTCTACGAGAGCGAACAGGGCTACGACCCCTACGCGCAGATGGACGGTGCGCCCGGCGAAGAGAGTGCCGACCACGCGACTTCCTCCGTAGACGCCGACTGA
- a CDS encoding DMT family transporter yields the protein MGGERIATPNRVQVLFLLTAVLLGLGYVAMKVGLSYIPPLLFAAFRIDIAAILLLAYVMLRTDDWRPRTRQDVLGILAGGVFFTFGSLAFLFIGLQGTTSGVAAIIYSLDPVLTIALAAFLLADERLSRFGLVGVLVALVGVGIVVQPNPSRFVSGNLLGEEYILLGVVSLAIGGILIRWSNHELGELAVAAWSMAVAAPAMHIVSIGTGKSIASVEPTLTALVALLYVGVFMTAVGYSAYFTLIEDIGAVRASFVQYLIPVVASVAGWLVLSERLPPEALFGYLVIFVGFLLLNFEAVKTAVGRVRQTTESAETQ from the coding sequence ATGGGTGGGGAACGAATAGCGACGCCAAACCGCGTGCAGGTACTCTTTTTGCTGACCGCGGTACTGCTCGGATTGGGATACGTCGCGATGAAGGTCGGACTGTCGTACATTCCGCCACTGCTGTTCGCGGCGTTTCGAATCGACATCGCGGCGATTCTGCTGTTGGCTTACGTGATGCTTCGGACGGACGATTGGCGACCACGCACCCGACAGGACGTACTTGGGATACTGGCGGGCGGCGTGTTCTTCACGTTCGGTAGCTTGGCGTTCCTCTTCATCGGATTGCAGGGGACGACCAGCGGCGTGGCGGCAATCATCTACAGTTTAGACCCAGTGCTGACGATTGCGCTCGCGGCGTTCCTCCTCGCGGACGAACGACTTTCCCGATTCGGTCTGGTCGGCGTCCTCGTCGCACTAGTCGGCGTCGGCATCGTCGTCCAACCGAATCCCAGTCGCTTCGTCTCCGGAAACCTGCTCGGAGAGGAGTACATCCTCCTCGGCGTCGTGAGCCTCGCCATCGGCGGAATCCTCATTCGCTGGTCGAACCACGAACTCGGAGAGTTGGCAGTGGCCGCGTGGTCGATGGCCGTCGCCGCACCTGCGATGCACATCGTGAGTATCGGAACCGGCAAATCGATCGCATCGGTCGAACCGACGTTGACCGCCCTCGTCGCCCTCCTGTACGTCGGCGTGTTCATGACTGCGGTCGGATACAGCGCATACTTCACGCTCATCGAAGACATCGGCGCGGTTCGCGCCAGTTTCGTCCAGTATCTCATCCCGGTCGTCGCGTCGGTCGCCGGGTGGCTCGTGCTGAGCGAACGACTGCCGCCCGAGGCGCTTTTCGGCTATTTGGTTATTTTCGTCGGCTTCCTCCTGTTGAATTTCGAAGCTGTGAAAACGGCCGTCGGACGCGTTCGACAGACGACCGAATCGGCAGAAACGCAATGA
- a CDS encoding ABC transporter permease — MTESMNQEHERSIFEDIEPDEDEGFSTWQRNVRLWTETLSEQFRMLIQDPMVVLAMMTLTFFGVIAVIAPLIAQYPPTERVFTSGALIAKWMKPSFLGGEGGFILGTTAQGYDIFSQLVYGARPALIVGLVAAFMTVGLGTLVGLTAGYYGGYVDDVLMRLVDFVYGLPLLPTVIVLVTVLGPGLENIILAFVLLQWRTSARVIRALVLSLRERSFVKAAKVSGASNWRIISRHIAPNVLPMAFLYGAFAIAWAILTEAGVSFLGLGDPESVSWGVMLQSARVYSAMTEGAWWWFVPPGVCIALVVISGFLIGRGYEEIVNPELQVEG; from the coding sequence ATGACTGAATCAATGAATCAAGAACACGAACGGTCGATATTCGAAGACATAGAACCGGACGAAGACGAAGGATTCAGCACGTGGCAGCGAAACGTCCGACTCTGGACGGAGACGCTTTCGGAACAGTTCCGGATGCTGATACAAGACCCGATGGTCGTTCTCGCCATGATGACGCTGACCTTCTTCGGCGTCATCGCCGTCATCGCGCCGTTGATTGCGCAGTATCCGCCGACAGAGCGGGTGTTCACCAGCGGCGCGCTCATCGCCAAATGGATGAAACCGTCGTTCCTCGGCGGCGAAGGCGGATTCATTCTCGGGACGACCGCACAGGGGTACGACATCTTCAGCCAACTCGTCTACGGCGCGCGTCCGGCGCTGATTGTCGGACTGGTCGCCGCGTTCATGACGGTCGGACTCGGCACGCTCGTCGGCCTAACCGCCGGATATTACGGCGGCTACGTGGACGACGTGCTGATGCGCCTCGTGGACTTCGTCTACGGACTTCCGCTCCTGCCCACGGTCATCGTCCTCGTGACGGTTCTCGGCCCCGGACTGGAGAACATCATCCTCGCGTTCGTCCTCCTTCAGTGGCGAACCTCGGCGCGTGTCATCCGCGCGCTCGTGCTTTCGCTCCGCGAACGCTCGTTCGTCAAGGCGGCGAAGGTGTCCGGCGCGAGCAACTGGCGAATCATCTCGCGCCACATCGCGCCGAACGTCCTTCCGATGGCGTTCCTGTACGGCGCGTTCGCCATCGCGTGGGCAATCCTCACCGAGGCAGGGGTGTCGTTCCTCGGACTCGGTGACCCCGAAAGCGTCTCGTGGGGTGTGATGCTCCAGAGTGCGCGCGTCTACAGTGCCATGACTGAAGGCGCGTGGTGGTGGTTCGTGCCGCCGGGAGTCTGTATCGCACTCGTGGTCATCAGCGGCTTCCTCATCGGCCGCGGCTACGAAGAAATCGTCAATCCAGAACTACAGGTCGAAGGATGA
- a CDS encoding ABC transporter ATP-binding protein, with protein MALLEVEDLEVYYDSEDGPVKAVDGVSFEIEAGETIGIVGESGCGKSTLAKALIGILPKNGYINGGSIRFKGEDLTEMPEKRRRELRWDEISLIAQSAMNALDPVYTIREQIIEAIDAHYPKMGRTEAQERIDEAFDLVGLDRDRQTDYPHQFSGGMRQRAMIAMSLVLEPSLILADEPTTALDVIMQDQILKRINGIQRESATAMMVITHDVAVVAETCDRVVVMYAGEVAEEGPSEFIFGEPYHPYTLGLKSAFPDIRQSSQDLVSIGGHPPDLSNPPSGCRFAERCPLATEKCTREDPPEVTHGELRSYCHHADKIDTQLRPVASRAKTWENEASMEVSDD; from the coding sequence ATGGCCCTCCTTGAAGTCGAAGACCTCGAAGTGTACTACGACAGCGAAGACGGCCCCGTGAAAGCGGTCGACGGCGTCAGCTTCGAAATCGAAGCGGGGGAAACCATCGGTATCGTCGGCGAATCCGGCTGTGGCAAGAGCACACTCGCAAAAGCACTCATCGGCATCCTGCCGAAAAACGGCTACATCAACGGCGGGAGCATCCGGTTCAAGGGCGAAGACTTGACCGAGATGCCCGAAAAGCGCCGCCGCGAACTCCGCTGGGACGAAATTTCGCTCATCGCACAGTCCGCGATGAACGCGCTCGACCCCGTCTACACCATCCGCGAACAGATTATCGAGGCCATCGACGCCCACTACCCGAAGATGGGCCGCACCGAAGCCCAAGAACGAATCGACGAGGCCTTCGACCTCGTCGGACTCGACCGCGACCGCCAGACGGACTATCCTCACCAGTTCTCCGGCGGGATGCGCCAGCGCGCTATGATTGCTATGTCGCTCGTGCTGGAACCGTCGCTCATCCTCGCGGACGAGCCGACGACGGCGCTTGACGTCATCATGCAAGATCAGATTCTCAAACGAATCAACGGGATTCAGCGCGAGAGCGCCACCGCGATGATGGTCATCACGCACGATGTGGCCGTCGTCGCGGAAACCTGCGACCGTGTCGTCGTCATGTATGCGGGCGAAGTCGCGGAGGAAGGCCCGTCCGAGTTCATCTTCGGCGAACCGTACCACCCCTACACGCTCGGGCTGAAAAGCGCGTTTCCGGATATCCGCCAATCGAGTCAAGACCTCGTGAGCATCGGTGGCCATCCGCCGGATTTGAGCAACCCGCCGAGCGGTTGCCGGTTCGCGGAACGCTGTCCGCTGGCGACCGAGAAATGTACCAGAGAAGACCCACCCGAAGTGACCCACGGCGAACTGCGGTCGTACTGCCATCACGCAGACAAAATCGACACGCAGTTGCGCCCCGTTGCGAGTCGAGCGAAGACGTGGGAAAACGAGGCGTCCATGGAGGTGAGCGATGACTGA
- a CDS encoding thiolase domain-containing protein, which yields MSRAVVVGAGMTDFGPHDQPIEELFADAAFASIDDASVSLDEIDAFYFGNALGGQAESDTHLAPKLATHIGLQGIPCQRFEDACATSSNAFKHAVQAVESGIHDVALVGGAERCTPETGLGTGEMTKIFASAAHRQYEQPAGLTFPGVFALLTKRHMHEYGTTEAQLAEVAVKNHHHGQFNPHAHFGKDTTVEAVLDSPIVADPFHLMDCCPFSDGASAVVVVSSDLAANFAGEPVDVTGVGHRTDAIPLADKTSLSATQSARDAAREAYEQAGIRAENVDFAEVHDCFTGAEVLAIEALGLFEDGRGGAATGEGRTYIDGELPVNPSGGLKSKGHPIGATGTAQIVELTKQLRGTAGERQVEDAKTGIAHNLGGDAGTTVVTVMEERV from the coding sequence ATGTCACGAGCTGTCGTCGTCGGGGCAGGGATGACGGACTTCGGCCCCCACGACCAACCGATAGAGGAACTGTTCGCGGACGCCGCCTTCGCGTCTATCGACGACGCTTCTGTCTCGTTGGACGAAATCGACGCCTTCTACTTCGGCAACGCGCTGGGTGGCCAAGCCGAATCCGACACACACCTCGCACCGAAACTGGCGACCCACATCGGCCTGCAAGGCATCCCCTGCCAGCGATTCGAGGACGCCTGTGCGACCTCCTCGAACGCGTTCAAACACGCCGTTCAAGCCGTCGAATCTGGAATCCACGACGTTGCACTGGTCGGCGGTGCGGAACGATGTACGCCCGAAACCGGCCTCGGAACCGGCGAGATGACGAAAATCTTTGCCAGCGCGGCCCACCGACAGTACGAGCAACCCGCCGGACTGACTTTCCCCGGCGTGTTCGCACTGCTCACGAAACGCCACATGCACGAGTACGGGACGACCGAGGCGCAACTCGCCGAAGTCGCCGTGAAAAATCATCACCACGGGCAGTTCAATCCCCACGCGCATTTCGGCAAGGATACGACCGTCGAGGCGGTTCTCGACAGCCCAATCGTCGCAGACCCGTTCCACCTCATGGACTGCTGTCCGTTTTCGGACGGCGCGTCCGCGGTGGTCGTCGTCTCCTCCGACCTCGCGGCAAACTTCGCGGGCGAACCGGTTGACGTGACCGGCGTCGGCCACCGCACCGACGCGATTCCGCTGGCGGACAAGACATCGCTTTCCGCGACGCAGTCCGCCCGCGACGCCGCGCGGGAGGCATACGAGCAAGCCGGAATCCGAGCAGAGAACGTCGATTTCGCTGAAGTCCACGATTGTTTCACGGGTGCGGAGGTGCTGGCCATCGAGGCGCTGGGGCTGTTCGAAGACGGGAGAGGCGGAGCGGCAACCGGCGAGGGCCGAACCTACATCGACGGGGAACTCCCAGTGAATCCCAGTGGCGGCCTGAAATCTAAGGGACACCCAATCGGTGCGACCGGAACCGCCCAAATCGTGGAGTTGACGAAACAACTCCGCGGAACCGCCGGTGAGCGGCAAGTCGAGGATGCGAAAACGGGAATCGCGCACAACCTCGGCGGCGACGCCGGAACCACCGTCGTCACCGTCATGGAGGAACGAGTATGA
- a CDS encoding TackOD1 domain-containing metal-binding protein — MASPGTVRLLTALWEGSLDEVRPTLDVDTGEVTYPDATQQLDDRDGETFDVLETLAERDLLYREFQEKQYICPRCEAKGMQYTTACPTCESPQTIRTERYIHSDCGYDGLRGQFVGEDGVACPDCETTLESLSQLDSEAVHICEDCETAFERPAHRLRCRECLLVSQPLQTIERILYRYYISDEGTNWVEKQLTARQLLVEILETRTLETEIDTTVENRSGESVPVHVFAHDDLLDDRVVGAIHERPDEADVRELQSVAADANARATLVTTSGEIVGNDVSEMVAEKGVSVLRLTKNDTLRREYEIVEETEARNSFVGRIANIFKPQHG; from the coding sequence ATGGCTTCGCCGGGAACGGTACGGCTGTTGACCGCTCTTTGGGAGGGTTCGCTGGACGAGGTTCGACCGACGCTGGACGTGGATACGGGGGAAGTCACCTATCCCGACGCGACACAGCAGTTGGACGACCGAGACGGGGAGACGTTCGACGTGTTGGAAACGCTGGCGGAACGCGACCTCCTGTACCGTGAGTTTCAGGAAAAACAGTACATCTGCCCGCGCTGTGAGGCGAAGGGGATGCAGTACACCACGGCGTGTCCGACGTGCGAATCGCCGCAGACGATTCGAACCGAACGATACATCCACTCCGACTGTGGCTACGACGGACTGCGCGGGCAGTTCGTCGGCGAGGACGGGGTGGCCTGCCCCGACTGTGAGACGACGCTGGAATCGCTTTCCCAACTCGATTCCGAAGCGGTTCACATCTGCGAGGACTGCGAAACCGCGTTCGAAAGACCCGCGCATCGACTCCGTTGTCGTGAATGCCTCCTCGTTTCCCAACCACTCCAAACCATCGAGCGAATTCTGTATCGCTACTATATCAGCGATGAGGGTACGAACTGGGTGGAAAAGCAGTTGACCGCGCGGCAACTACTGGTCGAGATTTTGGAAACGAGAACGCTCGAAACGGAAATCGACACGACGGTCGAAAACCGGTCGGGGGAGTCGGTTCCGGTTCACGTCTTCGCGCACGACGACCTGCTCGACGACCGCGTCGTCGGCGCAATTCACGAACGACCGGACGAAGCGGACGTTCGAGAACTGCAATCCGTCGCGGCCGACGCGAACGCACGCGCGACGCTCGTCACCACGTCGGGGGAAATCGTCGGCAACGACGTCTCCGAGATGGTTGCCGAGAAGGGGGTGTCAGTCCTCCGACTGACGAAAAACGATACGCTCCGGCGCGAGTACGAAATCGTGGAGGAGACGGAAGCGCGGAACTCATTCGTCGGGCGAATCGCCAATATTTTCAAACCGCAGCACGGATAA
- a CDS encoding M42 family metallopeptidase, which yields MDVSFEDLEALVETPGAPGNEYAVADRFAELIEPHVDDVSFDAMGNVTATSDGSEDTDFEIMLAAHTDELGFLVDRVDEDGFLTFRMLGGHYKGNLSGQRVRVGPDGVPGVIGPRCRHYMNSEEKESLPEKLRIDIGATTPEDVAELGVEPGDYAVWDCGVTRLGNDRIAGRALDDRIALAILLALAREEDVDATVHYVATVQEEVGLRGARAAGYTLDPDVGIALEIFPVDDYPAGRVDGAKSTLDGGPVVEFGDGTSKYLFGGVIVDRQTRTWLQEAAKEAGVEIQHDLMLTGSTDATELQQVRGGRHAGAIAVPCRYSHSPVETLSMADAAETAEVLLSALNREFPSRDEIRRPR from the coding sequence ATGGACGTTTCGTTCGAAGACCTCGAAGCATTGGTCGAGACGCCCGGTGCGCCCGGAAACGAGTACGCCGTCGCCGACAGATTCGCCGAACTAATCGAACCCCACGTAGACGACGTTTCGTTCGACGCGATGGGCAACGTCACCGCGACGAGCGACGGGAGCGAGGACACCGACTTCGAAATCATGCTCGCGGCCCACACCGACGAACTGGGCTTTCTCGTAGACCGGGTAGACGAAGACGGCTTTCTCACGTTCCGAATGCTGGGCGGGCACTACAAAGGAAATCTGTCCGGCCAGCGCGTTCGCGTCGGCCCCGACGGTGTTCCCGGCGTCATCGGCCCGCGCTGTCGCCACTACATGAACAGCGAAGAAAAAGAATCGCTCCCGGAAAAGCTCCGCATCGACATCGGCGCGACTACGCCCGAAGACGTGGCCGAACTCGGCGTCGAACCCGGCGACTACGCGGTGTGGGACTGCGGCGTCACCCGACTCGGAAACGACCGAATCGCGGGCCGGGCGCTGGACGACCGAATCGCGCTTGCAATTTTGCTCGCCCTCGCCCGCGAGGAGGACGTGGACGCGACGGTTCACTACGTCGCCACCGTACAGGAGGAAGTCGGCCTCCGCGGTGCGCGCGCGGCGGGATACACCCTCGACCCGGATGTCGGCATCGCGCTCGAAATCTTCCCGGTGGACGACTACCCCGCCGGGAGAGTAGACGGCGCGAAATCGACGCTAGACGGCGGCCCAGTGGTGGAGTTCGGCGACGGCACGTCGAAGTACCTCTTCGGTGGCGTCATCGTCGACCGCCAAACCAGAACGTGGTTACAGGAGGCCGCGAAGGAGGCAGGCGTCGAAATCCAACACGACTTGATGTTGACCGGTTCGACCGACGCGACCGAACTCCAGCAGGTTCGCGGCGGCCGCCACGCCGGAGCAATCGCGGTTCCCTGCCGGTACTCCCATTCGCCGGTCGAAACGCTCTCAATGGCGGACGCGGCGGAAACTGCCGAGGTTCTGTTATCTGCACTGAACCGCGAGTTTCCGAGTCGAGACGAGATTCGCAGGCCGCGCTGA